Proteins from a single region of Chryseobacterium sp. T16E-39:
- a CDS encoding NAD(P)H-dependent oxidoreductase, translated as MSLIENLNWRHAVKAYDPSKKVSEKDLNTILEAARLAPTSSGLQPFRIIVVEDQELKEKMVQGALNPEVMRDSSHVLVFAAWDSYSTEKIDQVYDLHTDVRELPRGRFNSYTDQLKTMYNAQTPEEHFQHTARQTYISLGLALAQAAELKIDSTPAEGFSNEVVDEILGLKELGLKSVSLLYLGYRDEAKDWLSSMKKVRIPMEEFIIKK; from the coding sequence ATGTCATTAATAGAAAATTTAAACTGGAGACATGCGGTAAAAGCATATGACCCATCAAAAAAAGTATCTGAAAAAGATTTAAATACAATTTTAGAAGCAGCTAGACTTGCTCCTACCTCATCAGGCTTACAGCCTTTTCGTATTATTGTTGTAGAAGATCAGGAATTGAAAGAGAAAATGGTTCAGGGCGCTTTAAATCCTGAAGTAATGAGAGATTCTTCTCATGTCCTGGTATTTGCTGCCTGGGATAGCTACTCCACTGAAAAAATAGATCAGGTTTATGATCTTCATACTGATGTAAGAGAATTGCCAAGAGGACGTTTTAATAGCTATACCGATCAATTAAAAACTATGTATAATGCTCAAACTCCTGAGGAGCATTTTCAACATACTGCACGCCAGACTTATATTTCTTTAGGACTTGCTTTAGCGCAGGCTGCAGAGTTAAAAATTGACAGCACTCCTGCAGAAGGATTCAGTAATGAAGTAGTGGATGAAATTCTTGGGTTAAAAGAATTAGGATTAAAGAGTGTCAGTCTTTTATATCTCGGATACCGGGATGAAGCAAAGGACTGGTTATCTTCGATGAAGAAGGTACGTATTCCTATGGAAGAATTTATCATTAAAAAATAA
- a CDS encoding MFS transporter encodes MIDHHWKRKFAFLWTGQFFSLISSSAVGFAIIIWLSLKTGSAEVLAYAAIAGLLPQALIGPFAGVYVDRWDRKKTMIFADGFVALCTLVMSISFYSGYENLQLVYIILGLRSVGSAFHMPAMQATIPLLAPKSELLRIAGINQIIKSVSNIAGPALGALAIGLLSIGNVLLLDIGGAVLAISSLLFISIPSPQKESDKQSNVLRVWKDMESGLKEVIRNKGLTFLFLYSIIAGFCIMPISVLFPLMTIEHFHGGKFEMSIVETVWGVGALIGGGILGIWKFSIHKVVIVNLSHILIGIAFLWSGLLSPGSFVFFVLLTGLGGVAASFYSAGFTAIVQEEVQPGHLGRVFSMYFSIEVLPTVIGLVCTGFVADSIGVNSTFVILGSVIFVVGIVSFMTPSLMRLKK; translated from the coding sequence ATGATAGATCATCACTGGAAAAGGAAATTTGCTTTTTTATGGACCGGACAATTTTTTTCGCTGATAAGCAGTTCAGCTGTAGGTTTTGCAATTATTATATGGTTAAGTTTGAAGACAGGATCTGCAGAAGTATTAGCCTATGCAGCCATTGCAGGGTTGCTTCCTCAGGCTTTGATTGGTCCATTTGCAGGAGTTTATGTGGATCGTTGGGACCGGAAGAAAACAATGATTTTTGCTGATGGATTTGTTGCTTTATGTACATTGGTGATGTCTATAAGTTTCTATTCAGGGTATGAAAATCTGCAGCTGGTTTATATAATACTTGGATTACGCTCTGTAGGTTCAGCATTTCATATGCCGGCAATGCAGGCAACCATACCGCTTTTAGCTCCAAAGTCTGAATTGCTGCGTATTGCAGGAATCAATCAGATTATAAAATCTGTGTCCAATATTGCCGGTCCGGCTCTTGGGGCCCTAGCTATCGGATTATTGTCTATTGGAAATGTATTGCTTCTGGATATTGGTGGAGCTGTTTTGGCTATTTCCTCTCTGCTTTTCATTTCAATACCTTCTCCCCAAAAAGAGAGTGACAAACAATCAAATGTACTCCGTGTATGGAAAGACATGGAAAGTGGGCTTAAAGAAGTGATCAGAAATAAGGGATTAACTTTTCTCTTTCTATATTCGATTATTGCTGGGTTTTGTATTATGCCCATTTCTGTTCTGTTTCCTCTGATGACCATTGAACATTTTCATGGCGGAAAATTTGAGATGAGTATTGTTGAAACGGTCTGGGGAGTAGGAGCACTGATAGGAGGTGGGATATTGGGAATATGGAAGTTTTCCATCCATAAAGTAGTCATTGTAAATCTGTCTCATATCCTGATTGGAATTGCTTTTCTTTGGTCAGGCTTGTTATCGCCGGGAAGTTTCGTATTTTTTGTTTTGCTGACCGGTCTTGGAGGTGTTGCTGCTTCTTTTTACAGTGCCGGATTTACGGCTATTGTACAGGAAGAAGTACAGCCAGGTCATTTGGGCCGTGTGTTTTCAATGTATTTCAGTATTGAAGTTTTACCAACGGTCATAGGTCTTGTATGTACAGGGTTTGTTGCCGACTCGATAGGTGTCAACAGTACTTTCGTTATATTAGGATCTGTTATTTTCGTAGTAGGTATAGTTTCGTTTATGACTCCGTCTTTGATGAGGCTAAAGAAATGA
- a CDS encoding SDR family oxidoreductase has product MQRFKDKFALITGGTNGMGYAVARQFIDEGGNAIITGRSEETVRKGVKQLGDKAFGIVSNAGNMKDLMSLQDEVRKYTERIDLVFANAGYGKFKPIENVDGEDFDELFNILVKGPFFTVQQVLPLMKRGSSVIFNTSVATEISMFNFSIYSAAKSAVQSFIKTFATELVEKGIRVNGVSPGHIKTNIFNNTGLNEEQIEEAVQHIIPTIPFKRQGDPSEIANTVLFLASEGASYIHGAEIKVDAGISVIR; this is encoded by the coding sequence ATGCAAAGATTTAAAGACAAATTTGCCTTAATAACAGGCGGAACAAACGGAATGGGATATGCAGTTGCCCGGCAATTTATTGACGAAGGTGGAAATGCGATCATAACGGGAAGAAGTGAAGAAACAGTTCGAAAAGGTGTAAAGCAGTTAGGAGATAAAGCCTTTGGAATTGTATCCAATGCAGGTAATATGAAAGACCTGATGAGCTTGCAGGATGAGGTAAGAAAATACACAGAAAGAATAGATCTTGTGTTTGCCAATGCCGGTTATGGAAAGTTTAAGCCGATTGAAAATGTTGATGGCGAGGATTTCGATGAACTTTTCAACATATTGGTAAAAGGACCCTTTTTTACCGTTCAACAGGTTTTGCCATTGATGAAAAGGGGAAGTTCAGTTATTTTTAATACTTCTGTGGCCACTGAGATCTCAATGTTTAATTTCTCAATTTATTCTGCTGCAAAATCTGCTGTACAGTCTTTTATTAAAACTTTTGCAACCGAATTAGTAGAAAAAGGAATCCGGGTGAATGGAGTGAGCCCGGGACATATAAAAACCAATATTTTTAATAATACGGGATTAAATGAAGAACAAATTGAAGAGGCTGTTCAACATATTATTCCAACAATTCCTTTTAAACGACAGGGAGATCCTTCGGAAATAGCCAACACCGTACTCTTTCTTGCTTCAGAGGGAGCTTCTTACATTCATGGAGCAGAAATAAAAGTAGATGCAGGAATTTCTGTAATAAGATAG
- a CDS encoding protein-glutamine glutaminase, whose amino-acid sequence MKNLFLSMMAFVTILTFNSCSDSKDAQDVNGKEKTTLNNASLKDFGKTVPVGIEEENGILKVSFILSAQFYEIKPTKENEQYIGMIRQAVKTESPIQVFLKGNTNEIGKVESVGQEDVRYFKSILTKEERVTTNKLASVIPDVATLNSLFNQIKNQSCGTSTASSPCITFRYPVDGCYARAHKMRQILINNGYDCEKQFVYGNLKASTGTCCVGWNYHVAILVSYKNASGVTEKRIIDPSLFSSGPVTDTAWRNACVNTSCGSASVSSYTNTAGNVYYRSPSNSYLYDNNLINTNCVLTKFSSLSGCSPSPAPDVSACGF is encoded by the coding sequence ATGAAAAACTTGTTTTTATCAATGATGGCCTTCGTGACCATCTTAACATTTAATTCGTGCTCGGATTCTAAAGATGCCCAGGACGTAAACGGAAAAGAAAAAACGACCTTAAACAATGCTTCTTTGAAAGATTTCGGAAAAACTGTTCCGGTAGGGATAGAAGAGGAAAACGGAATCCTGAAAGTATCATTTATTCTAAGTGCACAATTCTACGAGATTAAGCCTACAAAAGAAAATGAACAGTACATCGGTATGATCAGACAAGCGGTAAAAACTGAATCACCGATACAAGTTTTCCTGAAAGGGAATACCAATGAAATAGGGAAAGTAGAATCAGTGGGTCAGGAAGATGTAAGATATTTCAAATCGATCTTAACAAAAGAAGAAAGGGTTACAACTAACAAGCTGGCCAGCGTTATTCCAGATGTAGCTACATTAAACTCTTTATTTAACCAGATCAAAAATCAGTCTTGTGGTACTTCTACTGCTTCTTCACCTTGTATCACATTCAGATATCCGGTAGATGGATGCTATGCAAGAGCTCATAAAATGAGACAAATTTTAATCAATAATGGTTACGACTGCGAAAAACAGTTTGTATATGGAAACCTAAAAGCATCTACCGGTACCTGCTGTGTAGGGTGGAATTATCACGTAGCTATTTTAGTAAGCTATAAAAATGCTTCAGGGGTGACTGAAAAAAGAATTATCGACCCCTCATTATTTTCAAGCGGTCCTGTAACGGACACGGCATGGAGAAATGCATGTGTTAACACATCTTGTGGTTCAGCATCAGTTTCTTCTTATACCAACACTGCTGGAAATGTATACTACAGAAGTCCTAGCAATTCTTACCTGTATGATAACAATTTAATCAATACGAACTGTGTACTGACTAAGTTTTCATCACTTTCCGGCTGCTCTCCTTCACCGGCTCCGGATGTGTCAGCTTGTGGATTCTAG
- a CDS encoding serine hydrolase domain-containing protein, with product MKPAAQFFFYFLVFFSPSYIYAQKDDYTKKIDSLIEIKSPKKFNGVILVTQNGKIKYSRAHGVTNIKKGTPLKLDDQFEIMSNTKQVTAVLLLKEVEKGKVDLQSPIKKYLPSLTQPWADSVTVHQLLNHTHGIVDLDKPLAFKPGSDFKYGNLSNILLGKIIENTSHKTYSELANALFRELQMKDTFCYNKANIKRLVSGHISNDKGLTVVENSFINDENMPADGVITTTKDLAVWNSLLHKGKILSPKTYALMTTPSVMSEHDVFGKGKMGYGYAIRIVKDHEINYFGHTGLGDGFASLNVYIPSSDISIVIMENQMSESSDLYYYFEKSIRDIILQSNLIKK from the coding sequence ATGAAACCAGCTGCTCAATTCTTTTTTTACTTTCTAGTATTCTTTTCGCCTTCTTATATCTACGCACAAAAAGACGATTACACAAAAAAGATTGACAGTTTAATTGAGATCAAGAGTCCCAAAAAATTCAATGGTGTTATTTTAGTGACACAAAACGGGAAAATCAAATATTCCAGAGCACATGGCGTAACTAACATTAAAAAGGGAACTCCTTTGAAGCTGGATGACCAGTTTGAAATCATGTCCAATACCAAACAAGTCACTGCAGTTCTGTTGTTGAAAGAAGTGGAAAAAGGAAAAGTTGATTTACAGTCTCCCATAAAAAAATATCTTCCTTCTTTAACCCAGCCATGGGCAGATTCGGTTACGGTCCATCAATTATTGAATCATACCCACGGAATTGTAGATCTTGACAAACCATTAGCTTTTAAACCTGGCAGCGATTTCAAATATGGTAACCTCTCGAATATCCTTCTAGGTAAAATCATTGAAAATACAAGCCACAAAACGTATTCTGAATTGGCCAATGCGCTCTTTCGGGAACTCCAAATGAAAGATACTTTTTGCTATAACAAAGCAAATATAAAACGTCTTGTTTCAGGACATATCAGTAATGATAAAGGATTGACGGTAGTTGAAAATTCATTTATCAACGATGAAAATATGCCGGCAGACGGAGTAATTACTACCACAAAAGATTTAGCTGTTTGGAACAGCCTGCTTCATAAGGGCAAAATCTTAAGTCCTAAAACCTATGCATTAATGACCACTCCATCGGTCATGTCAGAACATGATGTATTCGGAAAAGGAAAAATGGGTTATGGATATGCAATCCGCATTGTAAAGGATCATGAAATCAATTATTTTGGGCATACCGGTTTAGGAGATGGTTTTGCATCATTAAATGTTTATATTCCCTCTTCGGATATCAGCATCGTTATCATGGAAAATCAAATGAGCGAAAGCAGCGATCTGTACTACTATTTTGAAAAATCAATCAGAGATATCATATTACAAAGTAATCTGATTAAGAAATAA
- the lipB gene encoding lipoyl(octanoyl) transferase LipB: protein MNTNQNKVVEFEDLGIKDYQSSWDYQEKLMKDIIDTKIKNRDLPAEQHMITPNHLLLVEHPHVYTLGKSGHEENMLAGIDKLKEIDATFVKVNRGGDITYHGFGQVVGYPILDLENFFTDIHLYMRNLEEVIIRTIAEYGLKGERSQGETGVWLDPGKPYARKICAMGVKASRWVTLHGFALNVNTDMRYFEYIIPCGIKDKQVTSLKRELERELSAQEMEDIKSKITKHFADVFGAELKN, encoded by the coding sequence ATGAATACAAATCAAAATAAAGTAGTAGAATTCGAAGATTTAGGTATTAAAGATTATCAGTCCTCATGGGATTACCAGGAAAAACTGATGAAAGATATCATTGATACCAAAATAAAAAATCGTGATTTACCTGCTGAACAGCATATGATCACTCCCAATCATTTACTTTTAGTTGAACATCCTCACGTTTATACTTTAGGAAAAAGTGGACATGAAGAAAACATGCTTGCGGGCATCGATAAATTAAAAGAGATTGACGCTACTTTTGTGAAAGTCAATCGTGGTGGAGATATTACTTATCATGGTTTTGGTCAGGTTGTGGGGTATCCTATTTTAGATCTTGAAAACTTCTTCACAGATATTCATTTGTACATGAGAAATCTGGAAGAAGTGATTATCAGAACCATCGCCGAATATGGACTTAAGGGAGAGCGTTCTCAGGGAGAAACAGGCGTTTGGCTGGATCCTGGAAAACCTTATGCAAGGAAGATCTGTGCCATGGGGGTAAAAGCTTCCCGTTGGGTGACTTTACATGGTTTTGCTCTGAATGTCAATACCGACATGCGTTATTTTGAATATATCATTCCTTGTGGTATTAAAGACAAACAGGTCACTTCTTTAAAAAGAGAATTGGAAAGAGAACTTTCTGCACAAGAAATGGAAGATATAAAATCTAAGATCACGAAGCATTTTGCTGATGTTTTTGGAGCTGAGCTTAAAAATTAA
- the trpA gene encoding tryptophan synthase subunit alpha, with protein sequence MKKLNIYFTAGIPQLEDTADIIQLIQNSGADMMEIGMPYSDPVADGPVIQKAHELALQNGMTIEKLLSQLKSIKDEIKIPIILMGYINPVLSFGFENFCKECSESGVSGLIIPDLPPIEFEKNYQQILKKYNLNFTFLITPETSDERILYLDSLSSGFLYAVSSSSTTGNKNAVLKNEDYLSRIASLSLKNPVMIGFGIKSKEDFENVTEKADGGIIGTAFVNVLLQSKDWKIDAIDFINSIKN encoded by the coding sequence ATGAAAAAACTCAACATATACTTCACCGCAGGTATTCCACAGTTGGAAGATACTGCCGATATTATACAACTGATACAGAATTCCGGAGCTGATATGATGGAAATCGGAATGCCCTATTCGGATCCCGTTGCTGATGGGCCTGTTATCCAGAAAGCGCATGAACTGGCATTACAAAACGGAATGACCATCGAAAAGCTTTTGTCACAATTAAAATCTATTAAAGACGAAATTAAAATTCCGATCATCTTAATGGGCTATATTAATCCGGTCTTAAGCTTTGGTTTTGAAAATTTCTGTAAAGAATGTTCAGAAAGCGGCGTTTCAGGATTAATTATACCAGATCTCCCTCCTATTGAATTTGAAAAGAACTATCAACAGATCTTGAAGAAATATAATCTCAATTTCACATTTTTGATTACTCCCGAAACTTCAGATGAAAGGATCTTATATCTGGATTCTTTAAGTTCAGGCTTTCTCTATGCTGTAAGTTCCTCATCCACAACAGGAAATAAAAATGCTGTATTAAAAAATGAAGACTACCTTTCAAGGATAGCATCTCTTTCATTAAAAAATCCGGTAATGATTGGTTTTGGAATCAAATCCAAAGAAGATTTTGAAAACGTAACCGAAAAAGCAGATGGTGGAATTATAGGAACAGCATTCGTTAATGTTTTACTGCAAAGTAAAGATTGGAAGATCGATGCCATAGATTTTATAAATTCAATAAAGAATTAA
- the trpB gene encoding tryptophan synthase subunit beta, with the protein MNYKNPDQNGYYGEFGGAFIPEMLYPNVAELQKNYLEIIESEEFQTEYQDLLKNYVGRATPLYFAKNLSNKYQTHIYLKREDLNHTGAHKINNALGQVLLAKRLGKTRIIAETGAGQHGVATATACALLGLECIVYMGEVDIQRQAPNVARMKMLGAEVVPATSGSKTLKDAVNEALRDWINNPVTTHYVIGSVVGPHPFPDLVARFQSIISKEIKEQLYEQAGRENPDYVIACVGGGSNAAGTFYHFVEEKDVKIIAAEAGGFGIESGKSAATTFLGTLGVLHGSKSLVMQTNDGQVIEPHSISAGLDYPGIGPFHAHLFKEKRAEFFSINDDEALRSAFELTKLEGIIPALESSHALAVLDKKKFNENDIVVICLSGRGDKDMETYLANL; encoded by the coding sequence ATGAATTATAAAAATCCTGATCAAAACGGATACTACGGCGAATTCGGCGGTGCTTTCATCCCGGAAATGCTATATCCCAATGTAGCAGAACTTCAAAAGAACTATCTTGAAATTATTGAGTCCGAAGAATTCCAGACGGAATATCAGGATTTGTTAAAAAATTATGTGGGAAGAGCTACTCCGCTTTATTTTGCCAAAAATTTAAGTAATAAATATCAAACCCATATTTATTTAAAAAGAGAAGACCTTAATCATACCGGAGCTCATAAAATCAATAATGCTCTGGGACAGGTTTTATTGGCAAAACGTTTGGGAAAAACAAGGATCATTGCTGAAACAGGAGCCGGACAGCATGGAGTTGCTACCGCTACAGCCTGCGCTTTGCTTGGTTTGGAATGTATTGTTTATATGGGCGAAGTCGATATCCAGAGACAGGCCCCTAACGTTGCAAGAATGAAAATGCTGGGAGCCGAAGTCGTTCCTGCAACTTCCGGATCCAAAACACTGAAAGATGCAGTGAATGAAGCTTTAAGAGACTGGATCAACAATCCTGTAACCACCCATTATGTAATAGGAAGTGTGGTTGGTCCCCATCCTTTTCCCGATTTAGTCGCAAGATTTCAAAGTATTATATCAAAGGAAATTAAGGAACAGCTTTATGAGCAGGCCGGAAGAGAAAATCCGGATTATGTGATTGCCTGTGTCGGTGGTGGCAGTAATGCGGCAGGAACTTTCTATCACTTTGTAGAGGAAAAAGATGTAAAAATTATCGCCGCAGAAGCAGGAGGCTTTGGAATCGAATCAGGAAAATCAGCAGCGACTACTTTCCTTGGAACTTTGGGTGTTTTACATGGCAGCAAAAGCCTTGTCATGCAGACCAATGATGGTCAGGTGATAGAGCCCCACTCTATTTCTGCAGGTTTGGATTATCCCGGAATAGGACCTTTTCATGCCCATTTATTTAAAGAAAAACGCGCGGAATTTTTCAGTATTAATGATGATGAAGCTTTACGATCAGCTTTTGAACTTACAAAACTGGAAGGAATTATCCCAGCACTGGAAAGCTCTCACGCTCTCGCTGTTTTAGATAAAAAGAAATTTAATGAAAACGATATTGTTGTAATCTGTCTGAGCGGACGTGGTGACAAGGATATGGAAACGTATTTAGCTAATCTTTAA
- a CDS encoding GNAT family N-acetyltransferase: MVCSIKKPEELTDQEIEIIIRLWENDAWAGMTPDAFKNLFKDSEFHLLLDIDGKIASVLRLNFDFTLEISGNLYPFVEMGGFASDEKGKGYGTQLLQFSLENSTERKLQIIGFCFSDLRPFYEKCHIEILYDQAKNILEREGNHWIASEDDDILIIHLSEENKTLFKKLDSQNPAYLIP, translated from the coding sequence ATGGTTTGTAGCATTAAAAAACCTGAAGAACTTACCGATCAGGAAATAGAAATAATTATAAGGCTTTGGGAAAATGATGCATGGGCCGGAATGACTCCAGATGCTTTTAAGAACTTATTCAAAGACTCTGAATTTCATTTACTCCTGGATATCGATGGAAAAATTGCTTCAGTACTGCGTCTGAATTTCGATTTTACTTTAGAAATATCTGGAAACTTATATCCTTTTGTCGAAATGGGTGGCTTCGCTTCCGATGAAAAAGGGAAAGGATATGGAACCCAATTACTGCAGTTTTCATTGGAAAACAGTACTGAAAGAAAATTGCAGATCATAGGTTTTTGCTTTTCAGATTTACGTCCGTTCTATGAGAAATGCCATATTGAAATATTATATGATCAAGCCAAGAATATCCTGGAAAGAGAAGGAAATCATTGGATAGCTTCTGAAGATGATGACATCCTTATCATTCACCTGTCTGAAGAAAACAAAACCCTTTTCAAGAAGCTTGATTCACAAAATCCTGCTTATTTAATACCATAA
- a CDS encoding phosphoribosylanthranilate isomerase yields the protein MNQQLQLKVCGLTQLNQIQELISLNIDFLGFIFYKKSPRYALNRLSLEDISKINHPRKVGVFVNESIEDILNITKSADLDFIQIHGDENEDYISALKREMDPKVKIIKVFRIGETIEDLKFKIEHLQPLVDYLLFDTDSQSFGGTGKKFDWSLLNDLKIEIPYLLSGGISEENTKGIEVLHQKPFALDINSKFEIQPGIKDLNKISAFKLNLLTLAL from the coding sequence ATGAACCAACAGTTGCAATTAAAAGTATGTGGTCTTACCCAATTGAATCAAATTCAGGAATTAATTTCTTTGAATATTGATTTCCTTGGATTTATATTCTATAAAAAATCGCCTAGATATGCACTTAATCGTTTAAGTTTAGAGGATATTTCGAAAATTAATCATCCTAGAAAAGTGGGTGTTTTCGTCAATGAGAGTATTGAAGATATTTTAAATATCACTAAGAGCGCTGATCTTGATTTTATTCAGATTCATGGTGATGAAAATGAGGACTACATTTCAGCATTAAAAAGGGAAATGGATCCTAAGGTCAAAATCATCAAGGTTTTTCGAATTGGTGAGACAATTGAAGATCTGAAATTTAAAATTGAACACCTACAACCTCTTGTTGATTATTTACTGTTTGACACAGACAGTCAATCTTTTGGAGGAACGGGAAAAAAATTTGACTGGTCATTATTAAATGATTTGAAGATAGAAATCCCTTATTTATTAAGTGGAGGTATTTCTGAAGAAAATACAAAAGGTATAGAAGTTTTGCATCAAAAGCCTTTCGCCCTGGATATCAATTCAAAATTTGAAATTCAACCAGGAATTAAGGATCTGAACAAAATAAGCGCATTTAAGTTGAACCTATTAACCTTAGCGTTATGA
- the trpC gene encoding indole-3-glycerol phosphate synthase TrpC encodes MTILDKIISRKKEEVHFSKANISIEELKDSAFFGRKTNSLKASIKEKSGIIAEFKRQSPSKGVINNSVSPIEVVSAYENFGASGISILTDADFFGGSFKDILGVRDQITIPILRKDFMIDEYQFYEAKNMGADVILLIAACLSPSQVAEFTHLSHELGLEVLLEIHTEEELEHYHSAIDLVGINNRNLKDFKVDLQHSVRLKNQLPTQALSIAESGIYTIEDFTYLKEKGFDGFLMGEYFMKNENPAQAFEIFTDRIKQ; translated from the coding sequence ATGACCATATTAGATAAAATTATATCGAGAAAAAAAGAAGAAGTTCATTTTTCAAAAGCAAACATTTCTATAGAAGAACTAAAAGATTCTGCTTTTTTTGGAAGAAAAACCAATTCTTTAAAGGCTTCTATCAAGGAAAAAAGTGGGATCATAGCTGAATTCAAAAGACAGTCTCCTTCCAAGGGAGTGATTAATAACAGCGTTTCTCCTATAGAAGTGGTTTCAGCTTATGAAAATTTCGGAGCGAGTGGAATTTCTATTTTAACGGATGCCGATTTTTTTGGAGGAAGTTTTAAAGACATCCTTGGTGTGAGGGATCAGATTACGATTCCTATTCTAAGAAAGGATTTCATGATCGATGAATATCAGTTTTATGAAGCGAAAAATATGGGAGCTGATGTTATCCTGTTGATTGCAGCCTGTCTCTCCCCTTCACAAGTTGCGGAATTTACCCATTTATCACATGAGCTCGGTCTGGAAGTTTTACTTGAGATTCACACTGAAGAAGAATTGGAGCATTATCATTCTGCTATTGATCTGGTCGGAATTAATAACAGGAATTTAAAAGATTTTAAAGTAGATCTTCAGCATTCTGTCAGATTAAAAAACCAGTTACCCACCCAAGCTTTATCAATTGCTGAAAGTGGAATTTATACTATTGAGGATTTTACTTATCTGAAAGAAAAAGGATTTGATGGATTTTTAATGGGGGAATATTTTATGAAGAATGAAAATCCGGCCCAGGCGTTTGAAATATTCACAGACCGTATAAAACAATAG
- the trpD gene encoding anthranilate phosphoribosyltransferase gives MKEILQYLFNHHTLSKSEAKAIMIEIAQNKFNSTEVTAFISVFLMRNITLKELEGFREALLQMAVPVHIDASDALDIVGTGGDGKNTINISTLASFVIAGAGQKVTKHGNYGASAVTGSSNVLEELGYQMNNDSDKLNRDLEKANICFLHAPYFHPALQSVGALRKSLGLRTFFNLLGPLVNPAKPKFSVIGVYNLEIARIYQYLLQKEQQEFILVHGLDGYDEISLTHDSKIITKKGERIYSSEDLGFDPVNPESIQAGKTIQEAAAIFRNILEGKGTESQNAVVLANASVALYHTEKFGTYDDCLLLAQESLQSGKALRSLELLLE, from the coding sequence ATGAAAGAAATTCTGCAATATTTATTCAATCATCATACCTTATCAAAATCAGAGGCTAAGGCGATCATGATTGAAATAGCTCAAAATAAATTTAACTCTACAGAAGTCACTGCTTTCATCAGTGTTTTTCTGATGCGTAATATTACACTGAAAGAACTGGAAGGTTTCAGAGAAGCTCTATTGCAAATGGCAGTACCTGTACATATAGATGCCAGTGATGCTTTGGATATTGTGGGAACCGGAGGTGATGGGAAAAATACAATCAACATATCAACTTTAGCAAGTTTTGTAATTGCAGGAGCAGGACAGAAAGTAACAAAACATGGAAATTATGGAGCTTCTGCGGTCACCGGTTCTTCTAATGTTTTAGAAGAGCTCGGCTATCAGATGAATAATGATTCAGATAAATTGAACAGGGATCTGGAAAAAGCCAATATCTGCTTCTTGCATGCCCCATACTTCCATCCTGCCCTTCAGTCTGTCGGAGCATTGCGAAAGTCTTTAGGCCTTAGAACCTTTTTCAATTTACTGGGACCATTGGTGAATCCTGCGAAGCCAAAATTTTCTGTAATTGGGGTATACAATCTGGAAATCGCGAGAATTTACCAGTATCTTTTACAAAAAGAACAGCAGGAATTTATTCTGGTTCATGGCTTAGATGGATATGATGAGATCAGTTTAACCCATGACAGCAAGATTATTACAAAAAAGGGAGAGCGTATCTACTCCTCTGAAGATTTAGGATTTGATCCGGTAAACCCGGAAAGCATACAGGCAGGTAAAACGATTCAGGAAGCTGCTGCTATTTTCAGGAATATTTTAGAAGGAAAAGGTACAGAATCTCAAAATGCAGTTGTTTTAGCAAATGCTTCAGTAGCACTTTATCATACCGAAAAATTTGGCACCTATGATGATTGTCTTCTATTAGCGCAGGAAAGTCTGCAAAGTGGAAAAGCTTTAAGAAGCCTGGAATTATTATTGGAATAA